In one Halorubrum sp. CBA1229 genomic region, the following are encoded:
- a CDS encoding zinc ribbon domain-containing protein — protein sequence MKLSTRRTIRGWLLDLPDKTLLAALFAAGAVSVLGIVTETDSVFLGGVIAVLGVIYVNAEVPYDTCPNCRSKVNALGERYCPTCGARLDELEAAPPIDERVDERFRPLNLEEIERSPELEAIADGGEFGDEEVDR from the coding sequence ATGAAGCTGAGCACGCGTCGCACGATCCGAGGTTGGTTGCTTGACCTCCCGGACAAGACGCTGCTCGCAGCGCTGTTCGCAGCCGGAGCAGTCTCAGTGCTGGGCATCGTGACAGAGACGGATTCGGTGTTCCTCGGTGGGGTGATCGCCGTCCTCGGCGTGATCTACGTCAACGCCGAGGTCCCCTACGATACGTGTCCGAACTGCCGTTCGAAGGTGAACGCACTCGGAGAGCGGTACTGTCCGACCTGCGGCGCTCGACTCGACGAACTCGAAGCGGCGCCGCCGATCGACGAGCGCGTCGACGAGCGATTCCGCCCGCTCAACCTCGAGGAAATCGAGCGTTCGCCAGAGCTGGAAGCCATCGCCGACGGCGGCGAGTTCGGTGACGAGGAGGTTGACCGATGA